In a single window of the Tistrella bauzanensis genome:
- a CDS encoding MmgE/PrpD family protein, producing the protein MTDIDATSAGVTGGFAAALARLGREPLPEEALVAARHCLLDWIGVSLAGRHEPLVDILVDEALDDGAGGVLPLIGRPERLPLSQAVLITGAMSHALDYDDVHLAMQGHPGVAVIPAAWGLAIAGGHDGAAFLRAVIAGYDIACRLGRYVGPSHYRRGWHATGTVGTFGAMAASAVLLKLDEARIAQAFGIAGTQAAGLKAVFGTMSKPLHAGRAAMNGLFAARLAARGFTAHPDILGVAQGFTDTQSDCADPEGAFAPAPMVGGVDGGHIRATLFKYHAACYLTHSSIEAVRSLTDAAPLDPQSVRRVVVRVDPGHLRVCNIPEPRTGLEIKFSLRMTTALALAGEDTSRDALYSDATAARPDLVALRDMVTVEPREASSATLSEVEITLADGTVRRAAFDVGVPAPDLDRQWQRLSAKFLGLAGPVLGAAGAQAVLERVRGLDAGSDLADLARLCAAAPPPMAN; encoded by the coding sequence ATGACTGATATCGACGCGACATCCGCGGGCGTCACGGGCGGTTTCGCAGCGGCGCTGGCCCGGCTTGGGCGCGAGCCGCTGCCGGAGGAGGCGCTGGTCGCCGCCCGTCACTGCCTGCTCGACTGGATCGGCGTGTCCCTTGCCGGGCGCCATGAACCGCTGGTCGACATTCTGGTCGACGAGGCGCTGGACGACGGCGCCGGGGGCGTGTTGCCGCTGATCGGCCGGCCGGAACGGCTGCCCCTGTCACAGGCGGTTCTGATCACCGGCGCCATGTCGCATGCGCTGGATTACGACGATGTGCATCTGGCCATGCAAGGCCATCCGGGGGTGGCGGTGATCCCCGCCGCCTGGGGGCTCGCCATTGCCGGCGGGCATGACGGCGCGGCGTTTCTGCGGGCGGTGATCGCCGGCTACGACATCGCCTGCCGTTTGGGGCGCTATGTCGGGCCGTCGCATTACCGGCGCGGCTGGCATGCCACCGGCACCGTCGGCACCTTCGGGGCGATGGCGGCATCTGCCGTGCTGCTCAAGCTCGACGAGGCGCGTATCGCCCAGGCCTTCGGCATCGCCGGCACCCAGGCCGCTGGTCTGAAGGCCGTGTTCGGCACCATGAGCAAGCCGTTGCATGCCGGGCGCGCCGCCATGAACGGGCTGTTTGCCGCCAGGCTCGCCGCCCGTGGTTTCACCGCCCATCCCGATATCCTTGGGGTGGCCCAGGGCTTCACCGATACCCAATCCGACTGCGCCGACCCTGAAGGCGCCTTCGCGCCGGCGCCGATGGTCGGGGGCGTGGATGGCGGCCATATCCGCGCGACGCTCTTCAAATATCACGCCGCCTGCTACCTGACCCATTCGTCGATCGAGGCGGTGCGGTCGCTGACCGATGCGGCGCCGCTGGATCCACAATCGGTGCGGCGGGTGGTGGTGCGGGTCGATCCCGGGCATCTCAGGGTCTGCAATATCCCGGAACCCCGGACCGGTCTTGAGATCAAGTTCTCGCTGCGCATGACCACAGCGCTGGCGCTGGCCGGCGAGGATACATCGCGGGACGCGCTCTATTCGGATGCGACCGCCGCGCGGCCCGATCTCGTGGCGCTGCGCGACATGGTCACGGTCGAACCGCGCGAGGCATCCAGCGCCACGCTGTCCGAGGTCGAGATCACGCTGGCCGACGGCACCGTCCGGCGGGCCGCGTTCGATGTCGGTGTTCCGGCACCGGACCTGGACCGCCAATGGCAGCGGCTGTCCGCGAAATTTCTCGGCCTTGCCGGGCCGGTGCTCGGCGCCGCCGGCGCACAGGCGGTGCTGGAGCGGGTGCGCGGGCTGGATGCGGGTTCGGATCTTGCCGACCTTGCCCGACTTTGCGCCGCCGCCCCGCCGCCTATGGCCAATTGA
- a CDS encoding TRAP transporter small permease, which produces MNRVLTLVEHELVGVVATVAMLLATYQLLSRYLYPPASTHWIDEVVIYLIIWASCLSFSGLVAGNAHVRADLVLRMLPQRLQRRVEMVNTLAALALCGLLVWFGGRIVFDAWDIGETSISELQFPMWVYYLALPVAGGLMALRYLARLAGLVSGRIGGQDVLDGGGHL; this is translated from the coding sequence TTGAACCGCGTCCTGACGCTCGTTGAACACGAGCTTGTGGGTGTCGTCGCGACCGTCGCGATGCTGCTTGCGACCTATCAGCTGCTCAGTCGTTACCTCTATCCGCCGGCCTCGACCCACTGGATCGACGAGGTGGTGATCTACCTGATCATCTGGGCGTCGTGCCTCAGCTTCAGTGGCCTGGTGGCGGGCAATGCCCATGTCCGCGCCGACCTGGTGTTGCGCATGCTGCCGCAGCGATTGCAGCGGCGGGTGGAAATGGTCAACACCCTGGCGGCACTCGCGCTCTGCGGTCTGCTGGTCTGGTTCGGCGGCCGGATCGTGTTCGACGCCTGGGATATCGGTGAGACCAGCATCAGCGAGCTTCAGTTCCCGATGTGGGTCTATTACCTGGCCCTGCCGGTGGCGGGCGGGCTGATGGCGCTGCGCTATCTGGCCCGGCTGGCCGGCCTCGTCTCGGGCCGCATCGGCGGGCAGGACGTGCTCGATGGGGGAGGTCACCTGTGA
- a CDS encoding exopolysaccharide biosynthesis protein has protein sequence MTIAKDTAAGGGRKPGPERTSDILRRLIRDWPGERISLQDLTAVMGERAFGALILLFALPNCLPLGIPGLSAVLGAPIVPFAIGLMLGQRSPWLPAFLGRRSFRKTDFMRVFDRALPWLERAERLLRPRMTFLVDGRAERVMGFLILILSVVLVLPIPFGNNPPAIAIAVIALGLIERDGLTVIVGYLLGLLSVIVASAVVLALFKAVVFFLLHMFS, from the coding sequence ATGACGATAGCCAAGGACACCGCGGCCGGCGGTGGGCGTAAGCCCGGTCCTGAGCGCACTTCCGATATTCTGCGACGTCTGATCCGCGACTGGCCGGGCGAGCGGATCAGCCTTCAGGATCTGACCGCCGTTATGGGCGAGCGTGCCTTCGGCGCGCTGATCCTGTTGTTCGCGTTGCCCAACTGCCTGCCTCTGGGCATTCCCGGACTGTCGGCGGTGCTGGGCGCGCCGATCGTGCCCTTTGCCATCGGGCTGATGCTGGGACAGCGCAGCCCCTGGCTGCCCGCCTTTCTGGGCCGGCGATCGTTCCGCAAGACGGACTTCATGCGGGTGTTCGACCGGGCCCTGCCCTGGCTTGAGCGCGCCGAACGGCTGTTGCGCCCGCGCATGACCTTTCTGGTCGATGGCCGGGCGGAGCGGGTGATGGGCTTTCTGATCCTGATCCTGTCGGTCGTGCTGGTGCTGCCGATCCCGTTCGGCAACAATCCGCCGGCGATCGCCATCGCCGTGATCGCCCTGGGCCTGATCGAGCGTGACGGGTTGACCGTGATCGTCGGTTATCTTCTGGGGCTGCTCAGCGTCATCGTGGCATCGGCGGTGGTGCTGGCGCTGTTCAAGGCGGTGGTCTTCTTCCTGCTGCACATGTTCAGCTGA
- a CDS encoding TRAP transporter large permease produces the protein MSQALFGLFFVFLAAGMPIFVVLGLTAAVLLAADGSSLLLLAQKVLDELNSELLMALPFFGMAAVFMQRGGIANALIDVSAAWMGRLPGGLGVVAVAGCTIFAAIAGSSVATALAMGTILVPAMVARGYPASFSTALIGTGGTLGILIPPSLPLILFAIIAEQSVPRLFLAGVVPGVLQALLLIAFVIWTARRKGYPPEPPMSRAAFIQVNLRALPAFSVPVIVAVGIYGGFVTVTEAAVLAALVAMLVGMLVYRGFGLRQAPGVMGHAVRSAASIMVIIAMALAFGHWVTESGVPAAVVDFVTANELEPWQFLLAINLLLLILGMFLEVASIILIAVPILLPVVTALGIDPIHFAIVIVVNMEIALLTPPVGLNLYVLSSISKVPVSEVIRGVWPFIGLFAVYLALITYIPELSLWLPNLVYGN, from the coding sequence GTGAGCCAGGCGCTTTTCGGTCTCTTCTTCGTCTTCCTGGCCGCCGGCATGCCGATCTTCGTGGTGCTGGGCCTCACCGCCGCCGTCCTGCTGGCCGCCGATGGCAGTTCGCTGCTGCTGCTGGCACAGAAGGTGCTGGACGAACTCAACTCCGAACTGCTGATGGCGCTGCCCTTCTTCGGCATGGCGGCGGTGTTCATGCAGCGCGGCGGTATCGCGAATGCGCTGATCGACGTCTCGGCCGCCTGGATGGGGCGGCTGCCCGGCGGGCTGGGTGTGGTGGCGGTGGCCGGCTGCACGATCTTCGCGGCCATCGCCGGATCCAGCGTCGCGACCGCGCTGGCCATGGGCACCATTCTGGTGCCGGCGATGGTGGCGCGCGGCTATCCGGCCTCGTTCTCCACAGCCCTGATCGGCACCGGTGGCACGCTCGGCATTCTCATTCCGCCCAGCCTGCCGCTGATCCTGTTCGCGATCATCGCCGAGCAATCGGTGCCGCGCCTGTTCCTGGCCGGTGTGGTGCCGGGGGTGCTTCAGGCGCTGCTGCTGATCGCCTTCGTGATCTGGACCGCACGCCGCAAGGGCTATCCGCCCGAGCCGCCGATGAGCCGGGCCGCGTTCATCCAGGTCAATCTGCGCGCCCTGCCGGCATTCTCGGTGCCGGTGATCGTCGCGGTCGGCATCTATGGCGGTTTCGTCACCGTCACCGAAGCCGCGGTGCTGGCGGCACTGGTCGCGATGCTGGTCGGCATGCTGGTCTATCGCGGCTTCGGTCTGCGTCAGGCGCCGGGTGTGATGGGCCACGCGGTGCGCTCAGCGGCCAGCATCATGGTGATCATCGCCATGGCGCTCGCCTTCGGCCACTGGGTCACCGAAAGCGGCGTGCCTGCGGCGGTGGTCGATTTCGTGACCGCGAACGAGCTTGAACCCTGGCAGTTCCTGCTGGCGATCAACCTGCTGCTGCTGATCCTCGGCATGTTCCTGGAAGTTGCCTCGATCATCCTGATCGCGGTGCCGATCCTGCTGCCGGTGGTGACGGCGCTCGGGATCGACCCGATCCATTTCGCGATCGTGATCGTGGTCAACATGGAGATCGCGCTGCTGACCCCGCCGGTCGGGCTCAACCTCTATGTGCTGTCCAGTATCTCGAAGGTACCGGTCAGCGAGGTGATCCGCGGTGTCTGGCCATTCATCGGCCTGTTCGCGGTCTATCTGGCGCTGATCACCTACATCCCTGAACTCTCGCTCTGGCTGCCGAACCTCGTCTACGGCAACTGA
- a CDS encoding MaoC family dehydratase — MTDDFRTRAQLLARGNRYEDFEPGRVFEHHLGRTLTEGDNIAFTTLTLHYNPLYFNVAHARGHGHDGLVANPLLVFNIVFGLSVEDLSEGGGPFLGVDQLTYLRPVQVGETLLARSRVLDRRTSDKFKDYGIVTWATEGFTPEGETVVTFQRSNLVRYRQ; from the coding sequence ATGACCGACGATTTCCGGACCCGGGCGCAATTGCTGGCCCGTGGCAACCGCTATGAGGATTTCGAGCCCGGCCGGGTCTTCGAGCATCATCTGGGCCGCACGCTGACCGAGGGCGACAACATCGCCTTCACCACGCTGACCCTGCATTACAACCCGCTCTACTTCAACGTGGCCCATGCCCGTGGCCATGGCCATGACGGTTTGGTCGCCAATCCGCTGCTGGTGTTCAACATCGTCTTCGGCCTGTCGGTCGAGGATCTGAGCGAGGGTGGCGGGCCGTTCCTGGGGGTCGACCAGCTCACCTATCTGCGACCCGTCCAGGTTGGGGAAACCCTGCTTGCCCGCAGCCGGGTGCTCGACCGGCGGACATCCGACAAATTCAAGGATTACGGCATCGTGACCTGGGCGACCGAGGGCTTCACGCCTGAGGGCGAGACCGTCGTCACCTTCCAGCGGTCCAATCTCGTGAGGTACCGGCAGTGA
- a CDS encoding YbfB/YjiJ family MFS transporter, giving the protein MAISTQTADDDDRIPWRTAAAAFAAVLIGLGLARFAYTPMIPALVEGGWYPAADAATLGAINLAGYLLGALAAAPLARAVPGVLLIRLAVALTVISFAASILNLGFGWLALWRATGGITGAILMIVAVPMALTATPPRRRGRVAGMVFTGVGLGVVISGQLVPVAAGYGVVEAWVMLTVFAFVLGIVAWNGWPRGMPMASANAGHLGVPPAATGIALALVGLAYALDAFGFVPHTLFWADYVARTLGLGLAAAGTSWSLFGAGAALGPITVGLIAERIGFGPTLVAGLVLKGLAIGLAAFTATPWALAASAMVVGLLTPGMGTMIAGRITEIASPHRQHQAWAAMTVSFAVAQSIAGFAMTRWYAVMGEHRPLFIAGALALMAGAVAAACTLRRR; this is encoded by the coding sequence ATGGCGATATCGACGCAGACCGCAGACGATGACGACCGCATTCCGTGGCGCACCGCTGCCGCCGCATTTGCCGCCGTGCTGATCGGGCTGGGGCTGGCCCGCTTCGCCTATACGCCGATGATCCCGGCCCTGGTCGAGGGCGGCTGGTACCCGGCCGCCGATGCCGCCACGCTGGGGGCGATCAATCTGGCGGGCTATCTGCTGGGTGCGCTGGCCGCGGCGCCATTGGCGCGGGCGGTGCCGGGTGTGCTGCTGATCCGCCTGGCGGTGGCGCTGACCGTCATCTCGTTCGCCGCCTCGATCCTCAATCTGGGCTTTGGCTGGCTGGCGCTCTGGCGGGCCACAGGCGGCATCACCGGTGCCATCCTGATGATCGTGGCAGTGCCGATGGCGCTGACCGCCACCCCACCCCGCCGCCGCGGCCGGGTGGCGGGCATGGTGTTCACCGGGGTGGGGCTCGGCGTGGTGATTTCGGGCCAGTTGGTGCCGGTCGCCGCCGGTTACGGCGTCGTCGAAGCCTGGGTGATGCTGACAGTCTTCGCCTTCGTGCTGGGCATCGTCGCCTGGAACGGCTGGCCGCGCGGCATGCCCATGGCATCCGCCAATGCCGGCCATCTGGGCGTGCCGCCGGCGGCAACCGGCATCGCGCTGGCGCTGGTCGGCCTCGCCTATGCGCTCGACGCCTTCGGCTTCGTGCCCCACACCCTGTTCTGGGCCGACTACGTTGCCCGGACATTGGGGTTGGGGCTCGCCGCCGCCGGCACGTCGTGGAGCCTGTTCGGCGCAGGCGCCGCGCTGGGGCCGATCACCGTGGGCCTGATCGCCGAGCGGATCGGCTTCGGCCCGACCCTGGTGGCGGGGCTGGTGCTGAAGGGGCTGGCGATCGGGCTCGCCGCCTTCACCGCCACCCCGTGGGCGCTGGCCGCATCGGCGATGGTGGTGGGGTTGCTGACGCCGGGCATGGGCACGATGATCGCCGGCCGGATCACCGAAATCGCCAGCCCGCACCGCCAGCACCAGGCCTGGGCGGCGATGACCGTCAGCTTCGCGGTGGCACAGAGCATCGCCGGTTTCGCGATGACCCGCTGGTATGCGGTGATGGGGGAACATCGCCCGCTGTTCATCGCCGGCGCCCTGGCGTTGATGGCCGGCGCCGTGGCCGCCGCCTGCACGCTGCGGCGGCGCTGA
- the dctP gene encoding TRAP transporter substrate-binding protein DctP, whose translation MSILRWGSAGLGTVLALTLSVGIAGAAETVTFRISVDTSPTHVRTVWVEEFAERLKARSDGVLDATVYHSGQLFKDVNVAKALRQGSVEMAVPGSWVLGGFERRLDAWNLPMLYGHGPDEYYAVSDGEPGRIIGAALEEKLDVKVLGKWFDLGASHTYFASRKVETYDDMKGAKVRFPGGAGLSARLEYLGATPVLVPWPDVPLAMSRGNFDGLITTNESVKSAKLWESGLKYVFEDYQIFGQYIPMVAGDFWKKLTPDQQQLMTALWDEVATEERVAALAAQQDAGEEAKRQGVVFVTPTPEQRTAVRQRMMERQDETAKAIGIPADFVEIVKAALPPD comes from the coding sequence ATGAGTATCTTACGCTGGGGGAGTGCCGGTCTCGGGACCGTGCTGGCTCTGACGCTGTCGGTCGGGATCGCCGGAGCGGCAGAGACCGTCACCTTCCGGATTTCGGTCGACACCTCACCCACTCATGTCCGGACGGTCTGGGTCGAAGAATTTGCCGAGCGGCTGAAGGCCCGGTCCGATGGCGTGCTCGATGCCACCGTCTATCACAGCGGTCAGTTGTTCAAGGACGTGAACGTCGCCAAGGCGCTGCGTCAGGGCAGCGTCGAGATGGCCGTGCCCGGCAGCTGGGTTCTGGGGGGCTTCGAACGCCGGCTGGATGCATGGAACCTGCCGATGCTCTATGGCCATGGTCCAGACGAGTATTATGCCGTGTCTGATGGCGAGCCCGGCCGGATCATCGGCGCGGCGCTTGAAGAGAAGCTCGACGTCAAGGTGCTTGGCAAGTGGTTCGACCTGGGCGCCAGCCACACCTATTTCGCCAGCCGCAAGGTCGAGACCTATGACGACATGAAGGGCGCCAAGGTGCGCTTCCCCGGTGGCGCCGGTCTGTCGGCGCGTCTTGAATATCTGGGGGCGACGCCGGTTCTGGTGCCTTGGCCCGACGTGCCGCTGGCGATGTCACGGGGCAATTTCGATGGGCTGATCACCACCAATGAAAGCGTCAAAAGCGCGAAGCTCTGGGAAAGCGGCCTCAAATACGTGTTCGAGGACTATCAGATCTTCGGTCAGTACATCCCGATGGTCGCGGGCGATTTCTGGAAAAAGCTCACACCCGATCAGCAGCAGTTGATGACCGCGCTGTGGGACGAGGTCGCGACCGAAGAGCGCGTGGCGGCCCTGGCAGCCCAGCAGGATGCGGGCGAGGAGGCAAAGCGCCAGGGCGTCGTGTTCGTGACGCCGACGCCGGAGCAGCGCACGGCCGTGCGCCAGCGGATGATGGAGCGCCAGGACGAGACCGCCAAGGCCATCGGTATCCCGGCCGATTTCGTCGAGATCGTGAAAGCGGCGCTTCCACCCGATTGA
- a CDS encoding histidine phosphatase family protein, which translates to MTARFLIAAGRLVALGLLVAFGQAEARAQDRAQETATTDMAAMAALLARPAHAALMRHAAAPGTGDPDHFRLDDCATQRNLSDQGRTEAAATGRRLAASGITTATVLTSRWCRATDTARLLDLGPVTPFPPLDSFFRDRGRADAAATAIRDRIAGRQAGDPPLIMVSHQVNITAATGIFPTSGEIVVVEVTPDGDAIPRARIRP; encoded by the coding sequence ATGACGGCCAGGTTTCTAATTGCGGCCGGGCGTCTGGTCGCGTTGGGGCTTCTGGTTGCCTTCGGGCAGGCCGAGGCCCGCGCACAAGACCGCGCGCAGGAGACGGCCACCACCGATATGGCTGCGATGGCGGCGCTGCTGGCCCGCCCGGCGCATGCGGCGCTGATGCGCCACGCCGCCGCCCCCGGCACCGGCGACCCCGATCATTTCCGGCTGGATGACTGTGCCACCCAACGCAACCTGTCGGATCAGGGCCGAACCGAAGCGGCGGCGACCGGCCGGCGGCTGGCCGCGTCCGGCATCACCACCGCAACCGTGCTGACCAGCCGCTGGTGCCGGGCCACCGATACCGCGCGGCTGCTGGATCTGGGACCGGTGACACCATTTCCACCACTGGACAGTTTTTTCCGCGATCGTGGCCGCGCCGATGCGGCGGCAACCGCGATCCGCGACCGCATCGCCGGCCGGCAGGCGGGCGATCCGCCGCTGATCATGGTCAGCCATCAGGTCAACATCACCGCGGCCACCGGCATCTTTCCCACCTCGGGCGAAATCGTTGTGGTGGAAGTGACGCCCGATGGCGACGCCATCCCACGCGCCCGCATCCGGCCCTGA
- a CDS encoding DUF1007 family protein, with protein sequence MPSPFPAIRRAILFAGIAGLMSTAVSTRPAQAHPHVWITAAATPVMAADGRMVQGFKMRWTFDAMLSSVLVEDFDTDKNSAFDAAEQAALTAELLKNMQDYGYFTHVQADASFVELAGVADPGAALDDKVVTMQFTVNLARPVDALRQRLTVGVYDPEFFIAFSMPADALVLTGTPLDACRTATREDTLNPIYFGYVNPEVVDVVCPSS encoded by the coding sequence ATGCCCTCACCCTTTCCGGCCATCCGCCGCGCCATACTGTTTGCCGGTATTGCCGGCCTGATGTCGACCGCCGTCTCGACGCGCCCCGCCCAGGCGCACCCGCATGTCTGGATCACCGCCGCGGCGACGCCGGTCATGGCTGCCGACGGCCGCATGGTGCAGGGCTTCAAGATGCGCTGGACCTTCGACGCCATGCTGTCATCGGTGCTGGTCGAGGATTTCGACACCGACAAGAACAGCGCCTTCGATGCAGCCGAACAGGCGGCCCTGACCGCCGAACTGCTGAAGAACATGCAGGATTACGGCTATTTCACCCATGTTCAGGCGGATGCATCCTTCGTGGAACTGGCCGGGGTGGCCGATCCGGGCGCAGCACTTGACGACAAGGTCGTCACCATGCAGTTCACGGTCAACCTGGCCCGGCCGGTAGATGCCCTGCGCCAGCGCCTGACCGTGGGGGTGTATGATCCTGAATTCTTCATCGCCTTCTCCATGCCGGCCGATGCGCTGGTGCTGACCGGCACCCCGCTGGATGCCTGCCGCACCGCCACCCGCGAAGACACGCTGAATCCGATCTATTTCGGTTATGTGAACCCCGAGGTCGTTGATGTCGTCTGCCCCAGCTCCTGA
- a CDS encoding nickel/cobalt transporter codes for MMIWSAAAMASAYLGRGGAAEAPPAIETAAIGAGFLGPVLAQIIRWQGELNAMISGALGEAVRAGTIGPALTVIGLAFAYGVLHAAGPGHGKVAVAGYLAGRPAQARTSLVMGVAISLMQGLVAIVAIGGLALVMGRQGLGRMTDPLALELASYALIAAMGGWMIANLLRGRAACGHDHGHHDHAHHGHGHHEHHEHHEHHHHEGHEGHDHDHAASAPRRRHPDAFWGMIAAAGIRPCSGAILLLLFSMSQGAFLLGMAGVLAMSLGSAITVVLIGLGVIGVRRSLVALAAGGAGARGGWLIDRGLAFAAPALILIFGTLMAWATWIRMSAGL; via the coding sequence ATGATGATCTGGTCGGCCGCGGCGATGGCCTCGGCCTATCTGGGGCGCGGCGGCGCTGCCGAGGCACCACCCGCCATCGAGACCGCGGCGATCGGCGCCGGCTTTCTGGGGCCAGTGCTGGCACAGATCATCCGTTGGCAGGGCGAGCTGAACGCAATGATTTCAGGCGCGCTGGGCGAGGCCGTGCGCGCCGGCACCATCGGTCCGGCGCTGACCGTGATCGGCCTGGCCTTCGCCTATGGCGTGCTGCACGCCGCCGGCCCCGGCCATGGCAAGGTGGCGGTGGCCGGCTATCTGGCCGGACGGCCGGCGCAGGCCCGCACCAGCCTGGTGATGGGCGTGGCGATCAGCCTGATGCAGGGGCTGGTGGCGATCGTGGCGATCGGCGGGCTGGCCCTGGTGATGGGGCGCCAGGGGTTGGGCCGGATGACCGACCCGCTGGCCCTGGAACTGGCCAGCTATGCGCTGATCGCTGCGATGGGCGGCTGGATGATCGCCAATCTGCTGCGCGGCCGCGCCGCCTGCGGCCATGACCACGGTCATCACGATCACGCGCATCATGGCCATGGGCATCATGAACATCATGAACATCATGAACATCATCACCATGAGGGCCATGAGGGCCATGATCACGATCATGCCGCCTCAGCCCCCCGGCGCCGCCATCCCGATGCCTTCTGGGGCATGATCGCCGCCGCCGGTATCCGGCCCTGTTCGGGCGCCATCCTGCTGCTGCTGTTCTCGATGAGCCAGGGCGCGTTTCTGCTGGGCATGGCCGGGGTGCTGGCGATGAGCCTGGGGTCGGCGATCACCGTGGTGCTGATCGGCCTTGGGGTGATCGGCGTGCGCCGGTCGCTGGTGGCATTGGCGGCAGGGGGTGCCGGGGCACGCGGCGGTTGGCTGATCGATCGCGGCCTCGCCTTCGCGGCGCCGGCGCTGATCCTGATCTTCGGCACGCTGATGGCCTGGGCGACGTGGATCCGGATGTCGGCCGGTCTCTGA
- a CDS encoding TspO/MBR family protein has protein sequence MAGPAIPARRQPPSLLSRPGLGMLIGFILLSAVVSGIGGAVTTPEIDGWYRLLPKPGFTPPDWLFAPVWTALYLMMAVAAWRVWRASGIAGARGALSLHLMQLALNLAWSVLFFGLHLTGAALVDILLLLIAIVLTARAFMAHDRIAGLLMLPYIAWVGYATALNTAIWLSMA, from the coding sequence ATGGCCGGACCCGCCATCCCCGCCCGCCGCCAGCCACCATCCCTGTTGTCACGACCGGGGCTTGGCATGCTGATCGGCTTCATTCTGCTGTCGGCGGTGGTATCGGGTATCGGCGGCGCCGTCACCACGCCGGAGATCGATGGCTGGTACCGCCTGCTGCCCAAGCCCGGCTTCACCCCACCCGACTGGCTGTTCGCCCCGGTATGGACAGCGCTCTATCTGATGATGGCGGTTGCCGCCTGGCGGGTGTGGCGGGCATCGGGCATTGCCGGCGCACGCGGTGCGCTGAGCCTGCATCTGATGCAACTGGCGCTGAACCTCGCCTGGTCGGTGCTGTTCTTCGGCCTGCATCTGACCGGTGCCGCGCTGGTCGATATCCTGCTGTTGCTGATCGCGATCGTCCTGACCGCCCGGGCATTCATGGCGCACGACCGGATCGCCGGCCTGCTGATGCTGCCATATATCGCCTGGGTGGGTTACGCCACCGCCCTGAATACCGCCATATGGTTGTCGATGGCCTGA
- a CDS encoding acyl-CoA dehydrogenase family protein — protein MTEDRRMIQQSARDFAMREVLPVANRLDPEQGDIPMALRDKMAEMGYFGITIDETYGGLGLGCFEYCLVAEELARAWMSVASIIARGNGMIGFDAMSEAQRAEIMPRVASGQYLGAFSMSEPNAGSDVANITCRARRDGDDWLITGNKYWCTFADGADYIIVIARTGTTTDPKARHKGLSIFIVDKPRGELPPGCQGSPIPKIGYFGWKTWELAFDDCRVPASAMVGEEGRAFYAVTHGLEKARAHTAARAIGLARAALEDATAYAQERIQFGRPIADFQSIRFKLATMATEIEAARQLMYFVCTEIDSGRRCDKEAAMVKYFASEMAERVTSQGLQILGGAGYTKLHAMERHWRDARLTKIFEGTSEIQQRIISDHLLGR, from the coding sequence ATGACCGAGGACCGCCGGATGATTCAGCAATCGGCCCGCGACTTCGCGATGCGCGAGGTGCTGCCGGTGGCCAACCGGCTCGATCCCGAACAGGGCGACATCCCGATGGCGCTGCGCGACAAGATGGCCGAGATGGGCTATTTCGGCATCACCATCGACGAGACATATGGCGGGCTGGGCCTCGGCTGCTTCGAATATTGTCTGGTCGCCGAGGAACTGGCGCGCGCCTGGATGAGCGTCGCCAGCATCATCGCCCGTGGCAATGGCATGATCGGCTTCGATGCCATGAGCGAGGCGCAGCGGGCGGAGATCATGCCGCGCGTCGCCTCGGGGCAGTATCTTGGCGCGTTCTCGATGTCGGAGCCGAATGCCGGCTCGGACGTCGCCAACATCACCTGCCGGGCGCGGCGGGATGGCGATGACTGGCTGATCACCGGCAATAAATACTGGTGCACCTTCGCCGATGGCGCCGATTACATCATCGTCATCGCCCGCACCGGCACCACGACCGACCCCAAGGCGCGCCACAAGGGCCTGTCGATCTTCATCGTCGACAAGCCGCGCGGCGAGTTGCCGCCCGGCTGCCAGGGCAGCCCGATCCCCAAGATCGGCTATTTCGGCTGGAAGACCTGGGAACTGGCCTTCGACGACTGCCGGGTGCCGGCATCGGCCATGGTGGGTGAAGAGGGGCGCGCCTTCTATGCCGTCACCCACGGGCTGGAGAAGGCCCGCGCCCATACCGCCGCCCGCGCCATCGGCCTTGCCCGCGCGGCGCTGGAGGATGCGACCGCCTATGCGCAGGAGCGCATCCAGTTCGGCCGGCCGATCGCCGATTTCCAGTCGATCCGCTTCAAGCTCGCCACTATGGCGACCGAGATCGAGGCTGCCCGGCAACTGATGTATTTCGTCTGCACCGAGATCGACAGCGGCCGGCGCTGCGACAAGGAGGCGGCGATGGTCAAGTATTTCGCCTCGGAAATGGCCGAGCGGGTGACCAGCCAGGGCCTGCAGATCCTGGGCGGCGCCGGCTACACCAAGCTGCATGCCATGGAGCGCCACTGGCGCGACGCGCGCCTGACCAAGATCTTCGAGGGCACCTCCGAGATCCAGCAGCGCATCATTTCCGACCATCTGCTCGGACGCTGA